The following DNA comes from Actinomycetes bacterium.
CCGTCGCCGAGCGCCGGCTGCGCCTGCACCGCGCCGTTGACGCCGCCACCGCCCCCCACCTGCACCAGCTCGGCGCCCCCGCTCTCGGTCAGCCCGAGGTGCGCGAAGGCGCCGGCGTCGACCGCGAGCTGGTACGTCGCGAGCTGGCTGTGCCGGGCGACCTCGTCCTTGCCGGGCTTGCTGGACGCGGACCCGGTCTTGAGGTCGACGACCACCCCGCGGCCGAGGTCGTCGCGCTCGATCCGGTCGACCCGGCCACCGAGCCGGGCCCGGCCGACGCTGGCCGTGAACTCCTCCTCGACGGCGACCAGGTCGCGGGTGCTGCCCGCCAGCCAGGACGCCAGCCGGCGGACCATCGCCTCGGCCCTGCCGCGCTCGCGGCCGGCGACCCAGCCGGTGCCCAGGTCGACGGTGCGCATCAGCTCGTCGAGCCGGGTGAGCAGTGCCTCCTCGGTGCTCGACGCGGCGTCGAGGGCTCCCTCGGCGACCGCGTGCACCAGGGTGCCGACGTTCTGCGACGCGCCGCTGGTCTCCGCACCGCCGACGTGCTCCAGGAACCACCGCAGCCGGCAGCGCTGGAACGACTCGACCTTCGAGGGACTGACCGCCACCTCCTGGTCCGGGTCGCGGACCGGCCGGTCGTCCGAGAGCTCGGGCAGGCCCCACCAGCCGGCCGGGTCGGCGCCCCGCGCGCCGGCCGCGGCGAGCACGGCCAGCCGTTGCGCCGCCGCTTCGCGGAGCCGACCCGCCGGCTCGTCGCCCACCGCGGCCTGGCGCAGGTCGGCGACCAGGCCGGTCAGGCTCAGCGGGCGCTGCACCGTCGTGAGCGGGCGGACCTCCACCTCGCGGGGCAGCGGGTCGAGCTCGTCGAGGAACCGCGACGGCGACAGGCCCTCCCGCTCGCTGGTCACCGCGGTCACCAGCAGCGAGCGCCGGGCCCGGGTGACCGCGACGTAGAACAGCCGCCGCTCCTCCTCGAGCAGCCGGTTGAGCGTGGTCGCGGTGGCGACCGGGGTCGGGACCAGCCGGTCGTCCCGGCCGTCGGCCCCGCGACGGCCCGCTGCGGTCGCCGCGTCGCCCGCGGGACCGCCGCGGCGCAGCAGGTCGACCAGCCGCTCCGAGCCGAGGAACGACCCGCGCATCCGCAGGTCCGGCCAGGTGCCCTCCTGCACCGCCGGGACGCAGACCACGTCCCACTCCAGGCCCTTGGCGGCGTGGGCGGTGAGCACCTGCACCGCGTCGGTGGCCGGTGCTCTCGGCGCCAGGTCCTCGCCCGGGATCTGCTGCCCGAGCAGGTGGTCGAGGAAGACCTCCGGCCCGGCCGCCGGCAGCCGGTCGCAGAACCGGGCCGCCGCCTCGAACAGCGCGACAACCGCGTCGAGGTCGCGGTCGGCCGCCTCGCCGGCCTGCCCGCCCTCGAGGCTGGCCCGCTCCCAGCGCTCCGCGAGCCTGGTGTGCGACCACACCGCCCAGAGCACGGCCTCGGCGGTGGCTCCCGGCTCGGCCGCCGCCGACCGGGAGATGGCCAGCAGCTCGGCGACCCGCTGGGCCGGCCGCACCGCGCGGGTGTCCAGCGTCACCAGCTCGACCGGCTCCAGCAGCGCCTCGACGAGCAGCGGCCCGGACGCCCGCCCGCCGCCGGCGGCGAGCTCGGCCCGGCGCAGCTCCTGCCGCAGCCGGCGCAGCGCCATGACGTCGGCACCGCCCAGTGCGGACGTGACGAGCTCGACGGCGCTGTCCTCGTCGAGCCGGCCGGGCTCGACCGCGCAGGTGAGCAGCGCGAGCAGCGGCCGGACCGCCGGCTCCTGGGTCAGCGGCACCTCGTCGCCGGGCACCTCGACCGGCACGCCCGCCGCGAGCATCGCCCGGCGCAGCACCGGCATCGAGCGGGCGGTCGACCGGACCAGCACCGCCATCCGCGACCAGGGCACGCCGTCGACCAGGTGGGCCTGGCGCAGGTGGGCGGCGACCTGCGCCGCCTCCTGGGTCTCCGACCGCAGCACCGCCACCGAGACCGTGCCGTCGGGCAGGTCGCCCGCCGGGACCAGGTCGCGGTGCCGACCACGACCGCCGAGACCGTGGGCGACCCGCCGCGACGCGGTCAGCAGCGCCGGCCCGGCCCGCCGGCCCGCCCGCAGCGACAGCACCGGTGCCGGCGAGCCGTCGGGCGCGGGGAACACCTCGGGGAAGTCTCGGATGCCGTCGACGTCGGCCCCGCGGAAGCCGTAGACCGACTGGTCGGGGTCGCCGACGGCCACCAGGTCGCGGCCGCCGCCACCGAGCAGCCGCAGCAGCTCGACCTGGGCCGGGTCGGTGTCCTGCAGCTCGTCGACGAAGACGACCGGCCGGGCGGCCCGCTCGGCGTCGAGGAGCTCCGGCTGGCGCAGCCAGAGCCCGACGACGGCCCGGATGAGCTCCGCCGGGTCGTACGCCGCGGCGTCGCGCAGCGCGGTCACCCCGGCGTACTGCCGCATGAAGCGCGCCGCCGCGCGCCAGTCGTCGCGGCCCTCGCGGCGGCCGAGCCGCTCGAGCTCGGCGGGGCTGACACCGCGCTCGTAGGCCCTCATGACCAGGTCGCGCAGCTCCTGGGCGAAGCCGCGGGTCGGCAGCGCCGCCCGCAGCCGCTCCGGCCAGCCGCCCGCCCCGGCCTCGAGGTCACCGGCCAGCAGGTCGCGCACCACCAGGTCCTGCTCGGGGCCCGACAGCAGCCGGGGCGCCGGCTCGCCGCGCAGCGCGGCCTCGCGCCGCAGCAGACCGAACGCGTAGGAGTGAAAGGTGCGGGCCAGCGGCTGCTTGGTCGCGCGGCCCAGCCGGGCGGTGACCCGGGCCCGCAGCTCCGCCGCCGCCCGCCGGCCGAAGGTCAGGACGAGGACCTGCTCGGGGTCGAGCCCCTCGTCGATCCGGGCCGCGACCGCCTCGACGATGGTCGTGGTCTTGCCGGTGCCGGGGCCGGCCAGCACGAGCAGCGGCCCGCCCCGGTGGTCGACCACGGCCTGCTGCGCCTCGTCGAGCTCGGGGACCACCACCGGGCGCGGCGCCGGCCGGACCAGTCGGTAGGCGGGTGTCTCGGGTGGCACGCGGGCCATCCCACCACGCCCCCTGGACATGACCTGAGCGCCTGCGGGCAGGATCGGCCCGTGACCTCGACCGACACCTCGCCCAGCAACGTCCCGCAGGACTCCGCCACGCTGTCGAGCGGCGCCCGGATGCCGCTGCTCGGCTTCGGCACCTGGCAGATCACCGGGCCGACCGCGACCACCGCCGTCCGCACGGCGCTCGACGCCGGCTACCGGCACCTCGACACGGCGACCGTCTACCGCAACGAGACCGAGGTCGGCGCCGGCCTGGCCGAGAGCGCCGTGCCCCGCGACGACGTCTTCGTCACGACCAAGTGCCCGCCGCGGAACACCGGCAGGGCCATCGAGACGCTGCGCCGCAGCCTCGACGGGCTGCGGACGGATCACGTCGACCTGTGGTTGGTGCACTGGCCCGGCGGAGACGGCGCCGACCTCGACCTGTGGCAGGAGCTCCTCGAGGCCCGCGCCGAGGGTCTGACCCGCGACGTCGGCGTCAGCAACTACTCGCTCGACCAGCTCGACGAGCTCACCAAGGAGACCGGCGAGACGCCGGCGGTCAACCAGGTCGAGTGGAGCCCGCTGCTCTTCGACCGGGCGGTGCTCGACGGCCACCGCGAGCGCGGCGTCGTCCTCGAGGGCTACAGCGCGCTGCGCGGCGGCACGCTCGACAACCCGGTCATCCACGAGGTCGCGGAGCCGCACGGCCGGTCGACGGCGCAGGTCATCGTCCGGTGGCACCTGCAGCACGGCGTGGTGGTGATCCCCAAGTCCGAGAAGGAGGAGCGGATCGTCGCCAACGCCCAGGTCGGCGACCTCGAGCTGTCCACGGACGACATGGCCGCGATCGACGCGCTCGGCGCACCGTCCTGACGTACGTCCGGCAGCCCTGGCCGGGTGCGCCGGTCAGACCTCGGGCCCGCCACCGTCGTCGTCGCCGCTGACGTCGGAGAGCGACCACTTGAGCTGGAACTCGATCTCCTCCTCGTCGTCACCCCGCTCGTGCTCGATCGAGAACTGCCCGCGGGCGGGGACCCGGATCCGCTCGCCCGCGACCTGGATCCGGAACGGCTGCTCGGTCTCGAGCGCGTCGGCGAGCCGGCGCAGCTTGGCGACCACCTCGCCGGTCGTGTACATCCGCTCCACGTCGCGCGGTGCCTTGGCCATGAGGACTCCTCCCGAGGGTGTGCCCGCACCCTACGCAACCCTCGAGGGCGTGCGCGTGGCCCGCTAGGAGAGGTCGACCGGGCCGAGGTCGCGCAGCGAGTCACCGACCACCGACGCGTCACCGACGACGGTCGTCGCCCGGGTCGCGGGGGCCAGGATCCGGCGCGCGGCGTCGTGCACCTGGTCGGGGGTGACCGCCAGCAGGCGCTGCGGGTGGTCACGCAGCCAGTCCACGCCGAGGCCGTCGGCCAGCAGCACCGACAGCGTCGCCGCCAGACCGGCCTGGGTCGACGTCGAGAGGGCCAGCACGCCGACCAGGTGCTGGGCCATCGACTCGACCTCGTCGGCCGACGGCGGCAGGCTGGCGACCCGGCCGAGCTCGTAGCCCACCTCGACGAGCGCGGGTGCGGTCACCTCGGTCGCGACGTCGGCCTGCAGCAGCGCGAATGAGGCGCGCGCGTTGTGGTGCAGGCTGCTGCGCGGGCTGTAGGTGTAGCCCTTGTCCTCGCGGATGTTCTGGGTCAGCCGCGACACGAACGGCCCGGCGAAGATGGCGTTGGCCAGCTCCTGCGCGGCGTGGTCGGGGTCGGTGCGCGGCATCGCGAAGCCGCCGACCCGCAGGTTGGACTGCACAGCACCGGGACGGTCCACGAGCTGCAGCGCACCGGGCGTGAAGCGCTTGACCTTGGGCACCGTCGTCGGCGAGCCGTCGCCGGTCCAGCCGGCGAGCGCGCCCTCGACCCGGTCGAGCACCCGGGCCGGGCTCAGGTCGCCGACGAGGACGAGCAGCGACCCGTCCGGCACCAGCCGCCGCCGGTGGGCCGACCGCAGCGATGACGCCGAGACGTCGAGCACCTCCTCGGGGGCCGGGTACTCCCGGCCGTACGGGTGGTCGCCGAACACCTGGCGCAGCCACCGCTCGTCCGCCACCACCCCCGGCTGGGAGAGCCGGCGGCCGAGCAGGTCGGCGAGCCGGGCCGCCTCGCGCTCCACCTCGGCCCGCGGGTAGGACGCGGAGGTCAGCACCTCGGCGAGCAGGCCGAGCAGGTCGGGCAGGCCCGGGGCGAGGCTCTCGCCGGCGAGCACCAGCCGGTCCGCGTCCGACGACGCGCGCAGCGAGCCGCCGACCCGCTGCAGCGCGTCGGCGATCTCCGACTGCGACCGCTCGGCGGTGCCGAGCAGCATCGTGTGCTCGAGCATCCCGGCCCGGGCCAGGTCGGCGTCGCGGCGCACCGCGGTCGGCACCCGCAGCCGGAGGTGCACGACCGGCACGCTGGCCCGCCGGATGGCAACCACCCGCAGCCCGCTGGGCAGGACACGCTCGGCCACCGTCGGCGGCTTGGCCCGGCGGACCTTCCCGAGACCGGGCACCGCCCGGGGTTGGGCCGGCTGCTCCGTCGTCGGCCCGCTCATCGCGCACCTGCCAGCAGGTCGAGGCGGGCCCGGTTGTCCGGTCGCAGCGTGGCCGCCGCGGCGCGCACCTGCTCGGGCGTCACCTGCGCCACGTGCCCGGCGAGCTCGCCGACCAGCTCGGCCCGGCCGCGCTGCTGCTCGAAGGCGGCCATCGACAGGGTCCGCGACAGCACGTGGTCCGAGCCCTGCAGGATCGCCGACTCGAGACGGGCCACGACGCGCTCGAGCTCGGCGCGATCGACGCCGTCGGTCGCGACCCGGTCGAGCTCCTCGTCGGTAGCGGTCACCACCCGGTCGGCCGCGACGTCGTTGCCGTGGTGCGCCTCGATCGACAGCACGGTGGGGTTGCGCACGTCGAAGGGGTCCTGCATCACGCCGATGTGGGTGCCGACGTCGGTGGCCAGGCTGTCGGTGTGCACCAGCCGGCGCTTGAGCCGGGAGGCGTCGCCGGTGGTCAGGGCGGAGGAGAGCACGACGAAGGGAAGGTACGCCGCGAGGTCGGCCGGGTCGGGCAGCCGCCAGCCGAGCGCCAGGGCCGGCGCCGGTGCGTGCGTGTCGACGTGCTGGGCCCGCCGCTCCGACGTCGGCGCCGGCTCGTCGAAGTCCGGCCGCTCCGGCACTGCCCGCGCCGGTACGTCGCCGAAGTGCCGCTCGACGAGCCGCATCGTGTCGGCCGCGTCGAGGTCGCCACCGACGACGAGCACCGCGTTGCCGGGCGCGTAGTAGCGGTCGAAGAAGTCCTGGGCGTCGTCGACCGTCGCGCTCTCCAGGTCCTCGAAGCCGCCGTAGCCGTTGTGGGCGTTGGGGAACGTCTCGAACAGCACCGGCGGCAGGGTCAGCCAGGGGAAGCCGCCGTAGGGCTGGTTGAGGACGTTGACCCGGATCTCCTCCTTCACCACCGCGATCTGGTTGGCGAGGTTCTCCTCCGTGACGCGCGGCGAGCGCATGCGGTCGGCCTCGAGGAAGAGCGCGCGCTCCAGGGCGTGGGCGGGCAGAGCCTCGTAGTAGTTGGTGTAGTCCAGCCGGGTCGACCCGTTCAGCGTGCCGCCCGAGGACTGGACGTACTTGACGTGCTCCATCTTCTCCAGCGACGAGGACCCTTGGAACATCAGGTGCTCGAAGAGGTGCGCGAAGCCGGTGCGGCCCTGGGGCTCGGAGCGGATGCCGACGTCGTAGTAGACGGCGACCGCGACGACGGGCGACGAGCGATCAGGGGAGAGCACCACGCGCAGCCCGTTGCCGAGCGTCGCGCGTTCGACGGTCGGGACGCTGGAGCGGACGGTCGTCGCAGGCATGCGGGCGACCGTACCCCGGCCCGGCGACGACAGACCTCAGCGCCCGTCCCAGCGCGCCCGGCGCATGTCGACCCGGGTCCCGTCCGGCCGTATCGGGGTCCCCTCGGCGCGGTGGGCGGCCAGCGCCTCCGTCGCCAGGTGCGGCGGCGGGGAGCCGTCGGCGCGCAGCACCCGCCACCACGGCAGCTCTCCGTCGCTCCGGCCCATGACCGCACCGACCTGGCGGGGGCCGCCGGCCCCGACGTACTCCGCGACGTCGCCGTAGGACATGACGTGGCCGCGCGGGATGCGCCGGACGACGTCGTGCACCGCGGCCTCGAAGTCGTCGGCACCGTCGTCAGCGGGGTCGGTGACGTCGGCCCGATCGCTGGTCACGGCGACCAGCATGGCGCAGACTTCCCCGGGTGACGGACCAGCGGGAGGCGGTCGCCGGTGTCTTCGACCGGGCGTCCGAGACCTACGACCAGCTCGGCGTCGAGTTCTTCGGCCCGGTGGGCCGGGCGCTCGTCGAGCTCACAGGTGTCAATCCTGGCGACGACGTCCTGGACGTCGGCTGCGGACGCGGTGCGGTGCTCTTCGCCGCGGCGGAGGCCGCCGGGCCGACCGGGACCGTGCTGGGCATCGACCTCGCCCGCGGCATGGTCGAGCGTACCCGGGCGGACGCGGCGGCAGGCGGCCTGTCGACGGTGCGCGTCGAGCAGCGCGACGCGCAGGAGCCCGGGCTGCCCGCGGCGTCGTACGACCTCGTGCTGTCGTCACTCGTGGTCT
Coding sequences within:
- a CDS encoding MGMT family protein, with the translated sequence MTSDRADVTDPADDGADDFEAAVHDVVRRIPRGHVMSYGDVAEYVGAGGPRQVGAVMGRSDGELPWWRVLRADGSPPPHLATEALAAHRAEGTPIRPDGTRVDMRRARWDGR
- a CDS encoding pitrilysin family protein; translation: MSGPTTEQPAQPRAVPGLGKVRRAKPPTVAERVLPSGLRVVAIRRASVPVVHLRLRVPTAVRRDADLARAGMLEHTMLLGTAERSQSEIADALQRVGGSLRASSDADRLVLAGESLAPGLPDLLGLLAEVLTSASYPRAEVEREAARLADLLGRRLSQPGVVADERWLRQVFGDHPYGREYPAPEEVLDVSASSLRSAHRRRLVPDGSLLVLVGDLSPARVLDRVEGALAGWTGDGSPTTVPKVKRFTPGALQLVDRPGAVQSNLRVGGFAMPRTDPDHAAQELANAIFAGPFVSRLTQNIREDKGYTYSPRSSLHHNARASFALLQADVATEVTAPALVEVGYELGRVASLPPSADEVESMAQHLVGVLALSTSTQAGLAATLSVLLADGLGVDWLRDHPQRLLAVTPDQVHDAARRILAPATRATTVVGDASVVGDSLRDLGPVDLS
- a CDS encoding amphi-Trp domain-containing protein — its product is MAKAPRDVERMYTTGEVVAKLRRLADALETEQPFRIQVAGERIRVPARGQFSIEHERGDDEEEIEFQLKWSLSDVSGDDDGGGPEV
- a CDS encoding aldo/keto reductase — protein: MTSTDTSPSNVPQDSATLSSGARMPLLGFGTWQITGPTATTAVRTALDAGYRHLDTATVYRNETEVGAGLAESAVPRDDVFVTTKCPPRNTGRAIETLRRSLDGLRTDHVDLWLVHWPGGDGADLDLWQELLEARAEGLTRDVGVSNYSLDQLDELTKETGETPAVNQVEWSPLLFDRAVLDGHRERGVVLEGYSALRGGTLDNPVIHEVAEPHGRSTAQVIVRWHLQHGVVVIPKSEKEERIVANAQVGDLELSTDDMAAIDALGAPS
- a CDS encoding ATP-dependent DNA helicase; this encodes MPPETPAYRLVRPAPRPVVVPELDEAQQAVVDHRGGPLLVLAGPGTGKTTTIVEAVAARIDEGLDPEQVLVLTFGRRAAAELRARVTARLGRATKQPLARTFHSYAFGLLRREAALRGEPAPRLLSGPEQDLVVRDLLAGDLEAGAGGWPERLRAALPTRGFAQELRDLVMRAYERGVSPAELERLGRREGRDDWRAAARFMRQYAGVTALRDAAAYDPAELIRAVVGLWLRQPELLDAERAARPVVFVDELQDTDPAQVELLRLLGGGGRDLVAVGDPDQSVYGFRGADVDGIRDFPEVFPAPDGSPAPVLSLRAGRRAGPALLTASRRVAHGLGGRGRHRDLVPAGDLPDGTVSVAVLRSETQEAAQVAAHLRQAHLVDGVPWSRMAVLVRSTARSMPVLRRAMLAAGVPVEVPGDEVPLTQEPAVRPLLALLTCAVEPGRLDEDSAVELVTSALGGADVMALRRLRQELRRAELAAGGGRASGPLLVEALLEPVELVTLDTRAVRPAQRVAELLAISRSAAAEPGATAEAVLWAVWSHTRLAERWERASLEGGQAGEAADRDLDAVVALFEAAARFCDRLPAAGPEVFLDHLLGQQIPGEDLAPRAPATDAVQVLTAHAAKGLEWDVVCVPAVQEGTWPDLRMRGSFLGSERLVDLLRRGGPAGDAATAAGRRGADGRDDRLVPTPVATATTLNRLLEEERRLFYVAVTRARRSLLVTAVTSEREGLSPSRFLDELDPLPREVEVRPLTTVQRPLSLTGLVADLRQAAVGDEPAGRLREAAAQRLAVLAAAGARGADPAGWWGLPELSDDRPVRDPDQEVAVSPSKVESFQRCRLRWFLEHVGGAETSGASQNVGTLVHAVAEGALDAASSTEEALLTRLDELMRTVDLGTGWVAGRERGRAEAMVRRLASWLAGSTRDLVAVEEEFTASVGRARLGGRVDRIERDDLGRGVVVDLKTGSASSKPGKDEVARHSQLATYQLAVDAGAFAHLGLTESGGAELVQVGGGGGVNGAVQAQPALGDGGDPGWARELVLDVAEGMAGSAFDAVSNRYCTRCPVRTSCPVQDDGRALTS
- a CDS encoding pitrilysin family protein, which produces MPATTVRSSVPTVERATLGNGLRVVLSPDRSSPVVAVAVYYDVGIRSEPQGRTGFAHLFEHLMFQGSSSLEKMEHVKYVQSSGGTLNGSTRLDYTNYYEALPAHALERALFLEADRMRSPRVTEENLANQIAVVKEEIRVNVLNQPYGGFPWLTLPPVLFETFPNAHNGYGGFEDLESATVDDAQDFFDRYYAPGNAVLVVGGDLDAADTMRLVERHFGDVPARAVPERPDFDEPAPTSERRAQHVDTHAPAPALALGWRLPDPADLAAYLPFVVLSSALTTGDASRLKRRLVHTDSLATDVGTHIGVMQDPFDVRNPTVLSIEAHHGNDVAADRVVTATDEELDRVATDGVDRAELERVVARLESAILQGSDHVLSRTLSMAAFEQQRGRAELVGELAGHVAQVTPEQVRAAAATLRPDNRARLDLLAGAR